The region CGCATCAGTGTAATCCCGGCCGCCTGCATGGCGACGTCAGTGCCACCGCCCATGGCGATGCCAATGTCAGCCGCGGCCAGCGCCGGAGCGTCGTTGATGCCGTCGCCCACCATCGCCACCACCCCGGTTTTTTTAAGCAGGGCGACGGTGGCCGCTTTGTCGGCCGGCAGAACTTCGGCGTGAACATCGGTGATACCTAACGCTTCGGCGACGACGTTGGCGCTGCCACGGTTGTCGCCGGTCAGCAGGTGGCTGCTGATGTGGCGTGCGTTGAGTTGCTGCACCGCTTGCAGGGCACCGGGTTTGAGCGTGTCACCGAACGCGAACAGGCCAAGCACGCGTGGATCGGGGCTTTGCTCGATCAGCCAGGACAGGGTCCGACCTTCGCTCTCCCAGGCTTTTGCCGAGTCGGCCAGTGAGTCGGCGCTTAAGCTGCTTTCTTCCAACAGACGGCGATTACCCAGCGCCAATTGACGATTGTCGAGTGTGCCGACGATGCCGCGTCCGGTCAGTGTCTGACTGGCGTTGACATCGGCCACGCTTAGCCCGCGCTCGCGGCACGCATCCAGTACGGCCTTGGCCAGCGGATGTTCGCTGCCCCGTTGCAGCGCGCCAGCTATTTGCAGCAGGGCGGTTTCGTCACCGTCAACCGCCGTCAAATGAGCAATGCGCGGTGTCCCCGATGTCAGTGTTCCGGTCTTGTCGAACACCACAGCGCTGACTTCATGGGCACGCTCGAGGGCTTCGGCATCCTTGATCAAAATCCCGTAACGTGCGGCGACCCCGGTGCCGGCCATGATCGCGGTCGGTGTGGCCAGGCCCAAGGCGCAAGGGCAGGCAATCACCAGTACGGCGACGGCATTGATCAACGCAGTTTCAATCGGCGCGCCATATAGCCACCAACCGATCAACGTCACCAGGGCGATCAGTAACACGGTCGGCACAAATACCTGGCTGACTTTATCCACCAACTTCTGAATAGGGGCCTTGGCCGCCTGCGCGTCTTCCACCAGACGGATGATTCGCGCCAGCACGGTTTCCGCTCCGAGCGCGAGGGTGCGTACTAACAGGCGGCCTTCGCCATTGATGGCGCCGCCGGTGACGTTGTCGCCGGGTCGCTTGGGCACCGGCAGGCTTTCGCCACTGATCAGTGCTTCGTCGGCGTGGCTCTGGCCGTCCACCACTTCACCGTCCACCGGGAACCGCTCCCCGGGTTTGACCATGACCAGGTCATTCAGGCGCAAGGCGCTGATGGCAACGTCTTGCTCGCGGCCGTCGATGATCTGGATCGCCCGCTCCGGACGCAAAGCTTCCAGGGCACGAATGGCACTGGCCGTCTGGCGCTTGGCACGGCTTTCCAGGTATTTGCCCAGCAGTACCAAGGCGATCACCACCGCGGAGGCTTCGAAATAGAGGTGCGGCATGCGCCCGGCGGCAGTGGCCCACTCGTACAGGCTCAGGCCGTAACCGGCGCTGGTGCCCAGCGCCACCAGCAAATCCATATTGCCGGCACCGGCGCGCACGGCTTTCCATGCGGCGACATAAAAGCGTGCGCCAAAGATGAACTGCACCGGCGTGGCCAACAAAAATTGTGCCCAGGCGGGGAGCATCCAGTGTCCACCGAACGGTTGCAGCACCATCGGCAGTACCAATGGCAACGCAAGGGCGATGGCGAGTACCAACGTCCAGCGCTCACGGCGTAGGCGTTGCTGTTGAATATCGGTGTGCGGCTGTTCGGCGGCCCAGACGCTGGCGGAATAACCAGCCTTGGTCACGGCGTCGATCAGGGGCTGTGGGTCGATGTGGCCGAGTAGTTCAAGGTGGGCGCGTTCGTTGGCCAGGTTGACGCTCACGCTGCTGACCCCAGGCACTTTGGCCAGCGCCCGTTCGACGCGACCCGCACAGGAGGCGCAGGTCATGCCGTCGATGCTCAGTTCCAGACGCTCCTGCGTCACGCCGTAACCGGCCTGCTTCACGGCGTCCATCAGGGCCGGCAAGCTGTCGCCGGGCGCTTGGACCCGCGCCTGTTCGGTCGCCAGATTGACGCTGACGGCAGTGGCGCCGAGAACTTTGCTCAAGGCACGCTCGACACGTCCGGCGCAACTGGCGCAGGTCATGCCGGTGATCGGCAAATTAAAAGTGCTGGACTCGGACATCGCTCACGCTCCCTGTAGAAAGTGCCTACAGGATCAACCTTGCCATGCGGGCAAGGTCAAGCGCCAATCTACTCTTCGCCGCGGGCTGAAGGTGGGCGCGGTGTCAATATTCAAGGTCCGCACGTTTGAGGTACATCCCTTCGGCCGTCATCGCAATCCGGAACTTCAATACATCCCCAGCCTTCAGCGTGATGATCTGCGACCCCGGCGCAAGCATTCCGGGGTTACAGCCGATTGCCTGGCCCGGCAGGAGTTTCAGGCGCAGCGACACATTGCCGGGCGGCAGGTTGAACGAGGTGCTCTGTTCCTGAAACAGGCGTGCGGATAACTGATCCTGGATGTACACGCCGATTTCGCAATTGGTGGCAACTTCCAGGCGCTCGCGGGAAATGATCAGCACGCCATAGTCTTCCCCGGTGGCATGGGCGCAGGGCATGGCGGCAACGAGGCTGAGTAAGCCAAACAGGCTGAGAGCTGACCAGCGCATGGCTGAATCTCCTGAGGTTGGGTCATTGATGTACGCAGCTTGGCCGAGCCCGGCGACGAATGCCAGCCCGGCCGTTTATTTCAGAACTTGACCTTGCCATGGTGGCAAGCTTGAGACTGCCCTCCACCTCACTCCAGGCGTTAGCTTATGCAAGTGTTCAACGTTCAAGGCATGTCTTGCGGTCACTGCGTCAAAACCATCACCCAGGCCCTGCAAGCCAAAGATCCCGCGGCCAGCGTGCGGGTTGATCTGGCGGCCGGGGTCGTTAGTGTCGACGGTGCATTGACGGCGCAGCAGGTAATCGACGCGATCAGCGAAGAAGGTTATGCGGTGAGCGCCGCCTGAGGCTTTTTAATAGTTAGCGGCCTATCGGAATGTTCAAGGCGTCCCCGCGCGGCTAGACTGTCGGGCTGCCGACCCTGCTCAACTGGATGCCTGATGAATTTCCGTACCATTTTGATTCTTGGCGCACTGAGCGCTTTCGGTCCGCTGGCGATCGATTTCTACTTGCCCGCATTCCCGGCCATGGCGCTGGCTTTTGGCACGGATGAAAAGCACATCCAGTGGACTTTGGCGGCGTACTTCCTTGGCCTGTCCATCGGTCAGTTGGCTTACGGCCCGGTGGCGGATCGTTTCGGGCGGCGTATCCCGTTGCTGACGGGCGTTGGCTTGTTCACGGCAGCCTCTCTGGCCTGTGCGTTTGCACCGAATCTGCAATGGCTGATGGGTGCGCGCTTCATCCAGGCTCTTGGCGGCTGTGCGGGGATGGTGATTTCGCGAGCGGTAGTCAGTGATAAATGTGATGCCGTGGGTTCGGCGAAGGTATTTTCGCAGTTGATGCTGGTGATGGGGTTGGCGCCGATTCTGGCGCCGATGCTCGGCGGGCTGTTGGTCAACACCTCCGGCTGGCAGTCGATCTTCCTTGTGCTGACCGGCTTCAGCGCATTGGCGGCACTGGCTGTCGCCTTCGGGTTACCGGAAAGTCTGCCGGACTACGTCCCGCGCCAGCCGCTGAAGGGGGCGCTGCGCCAGTATGGTCGCTTGTTATCAGATCGCGTGTTCCTCGGTCATGCCCTGACGGGGGGAATTGCGATTGCCGGTATGTTTGCCTACATCGCCGGCTCGCCATTCGTTTTCATCAAGCTCTATGGTGTGCCGGCCGAGCATTTTGGCTGGCTGTTCGGCACTAACGCCGCGGGCTTCATTTTGGTCGCGCAGATCAATGCGCGACTGTTGGCCAAGCGCGGCCCTGCGTTTTTGTTGGCGCGCGCCGTGTGGATTTACCTGGGCGCGGGTCTGGCCTTGTTGGCGATCAGTTCGCTGCACACCACGCAGTTGTGGCCGTTACTGATCCCACTGTTTATCTGTATTGCGAGCTTGGGTTGCATCATCCCCAACGCTTCCGCCTGCGCGATGAACGGGCAGGGCGCACGGGCCGGCAGTGCGTCGGCGATGCTGGGTTGCCTGCAATTCAGCGTCGCGGCGGGGGCGGCAGCCTTGGTGGGTATTTTGCACGATGGCAGCGCCATGCCGATGGCAATGGTCATCAGCCTGTGCGGCGTTCTGGTCGTGAGTGTGGCGATGCTCACCCGGCGACTGCAAAATGCCCGGGCATTGGCACAAGCCGATGCCTGAAGGTCAACTCAGCCAGCAGCGCGCTGCTGGCGGTCGGGAATCTGGTGGGGGGCGTGCAGCCGCGCTTCGAGTGTGCTGGTGAAGGCGCGAGCTTCCGCTTCGCTGCGGAACGTTACGGCGTGTTGGCCCAGGCGGACTTGCCATTGGGACGTTGCCACTTCTTTTATCAGGATCTTCATTGCTGATCTCCTCTTGTAAAAGACGTCATGTACAAGGTGGTGTCGCAGAGGTTCCGAGTGTAGACCTCAATACGATCATCATTGTGACAACGGTCAACCTTCTGACTGACGGTGTCGTCCATTTCTGAACGACACCGTCGTGTATTCGCCTTAGAACCCTTCCAGCACGATCTTGCCTTTGGCCTTGCCGCTTTCCAACAGCGCGTGGGCGCGGCGCAGGTTAGTGGCATTGATCGTCCCGTAGTGTTCGCCCACCGTGGTTTTCAGTGTGCCCGCATCGATCAGCTCTGCAACGCGGTTGAGCAGTTTGTGTTGCTCGATCATGTCGGCGGTTTCGAACAGCGAGCGGGTGTACATGAACTCCCAGTGCAGCGAGAGGCTTTTACGCTTTAGCTTGGTCACGTCCAGCGTCTTCGGATCGTCGATCAGTGCCAGTTTTCCTTGAGGCGCTAACGCTTCAACCAGTTGATCCAGGTGTTGCTCGGTTTCGGTCAGGCTGGCGACGTGAGTCACGGCATCAATGCCCGCGCGTTTGAGTTCTTCGCTCAGTGGCTGGCTGTGATCAATGACCCGGTCAGCCCCCAGTTCGCGGACCCAGCGCTGGGTTTGCTCACGGGAGGCCGTGCCGATAACGTGCAGCCCGGTGAGTTGACTGGCCAGTTGCGTGAGAATCGAACCGACGCCGCCGGCGGCACCGACAATGAGCAGGCTCTGGCCTTCATCGGCCTTCCCTTCGCGTATTTTCAGGCGTTCGAAGAGCAATTCCCACGCAGTGATCGCGGTCAGCGGTAGCGCGGCGGCTTCGGCAAAGCCGAGGCTCTTTGGCATATGGCCGACAATCCGTTCGTCTACTACATGGCGTTCACTATTACCGCCGGCACGGGCGATGGAGCCGGCGTAAAACACCTGATCACCCACCTTGAACAGCGTCACGTCGCTGCCGACAGCCTTAACCACGCCGGCTACATCCCAGCCCAACACTTTAGCGGCGCCTTCTTCTGGCTGGACGTTCTGTCGGACCTTGGTGTCCACCGGGTTGACCGAGATGGCTTTGACCTCCACCAACAGGTCGCGGGGGCCGGCGACCGGCTCTGGCAGTTCGATGTCTTGCAGGGCGCTTTCGTCGGTGATCGGCAGCGAGGTGTAGTAGGCAATGGCTTTCATGGACAGCTCCTGAGCATTAATGGAAGGGAAAGGATCAGGCCAGGGCGCGCAGTCGTTTGAGGTCGAAGTGTTCGATCAACTCACCGGCCAGGGCGCGAAAGTTCTGGATGTGGGCGCTGGCATCGTGGGCTTGCAGGGCCTCGTCGCTGCTCCAGTGTTCAATCATGTAGAAGGCCTGCGGATTGGCGAGGTCTTGGTGCAGGTCGTATTGACCGCAACCGGCCTCGGCACGTGTCGGCACCAGCAGCGCGCGCAGGTGGTGTTCGAGGGCGTCCTGCTGGCCGGCTTTGGCGATGAGGGTGGCGATAGCGGTAAAAGGCTGGGACATGTTCGACTCCTGACACTCGGTTATTTCGATGGGGCAGATGATTGGCTATTTCTCTAGGAGATAAAAGACGTTAAAAGAGCAGTCTCTTTCAATATTTTTTTGATAATAGAGGCTGAGGATGCTGCGTTTCGATGACTTACAGGTGTTTGTTCGGGCGGCGGACTTGGGCAGTTTGTCGGCGGCGGCACGGGTGATGGACATGTCGGCGGCGGTAGCCAGTGCGGCGTTGAAGCGTATTGAGCAACAACTCGGTGCGCGTCTGTTGGCCCGCTCCACTCGCAGCCTGCGCCTGACCGCCGAAGGCGAGGGGTTTCTGGCGTATGCCCGGGCGGCCCTGAGCAATCTGGACGAAGGGCGCAGGTTGCTGGCCAGCGGTCAGGACCAGGTCAGCGGAGTATTGCAGTTGTCGGCGCCATCGGACTTCGGGCGCAATCTATTGTTGCCGTGGCTGGATGAGTTTCAGCGCGAGCATCCGAAACTCACCGTCCGCTTATTGTTGGGTGATCGTATCGCCGACCTGTTTCGGCAACCGGTGGACATCGCCTTGCGCTATGGCGAGCCGGAAGACTCAAGCCTGGTGGCGCTACCGATCGCTGCGCACAACCGGCGGGTCTTGTGTGCTGCGCCGAGTTATCTGGAGCGACAGGGCGTGCCGCGGCATCTGGAGCAACTGACGCAGCACAACTGCTTGCTGTTCATGCTTGGCAGTCGGGTTCACGATCATTGGAGTTTCCATGACGGCAAGCGTGAAGTCGGCCTGACCGTCAGTGGCGATCGCTTCAGCGATGACGCCGATGTGG is a window of Pseudomonas sp. DC1.2 DNA encoding:
- a CDS encoding LysR family transcriptional regulator; translation: MLRFDDLQVFVRAADLGSLSAAARVMDMSAAVASAALKRIEQQLGARLLARSTRSLRLTAEGEGFLAYARAALSNLDEGRRLLASGQDQVSGVLQLSAPSDFGRNLLLPWLDEFQREHPKLTVRLLLGDRIADLFRQPVDIALRYGEPEDSSLVALPIAAHNRRVLCAAPSYLERQGVPRHLEQLTQHNCLLFMLGSRVHDHWSFHDGKREVGLTVSGDRFSDDADVVRLWALAGAGIAYKSWLDVAADVLAGRLHVLLPELLCERAPLNLLCAHRAQLSKPVNLLREMLVSRCAQLSRQFPTLPGVGL
- a CDS encoding heavy metal translocating P-type ATPase, coding for MSESSTFNLPITGMTCASCAGRVERALSKVLGATAVSVNLATEQARVQAPGDSLPALMDAVKQAGYGVTQERLELSIDGMTCASCAGRVERALAKVPGVSSVSVNLANERAHLELLGHIDPQPLIDAVTKAGYSASVWAAEQPHTDIQQQRLRRERWTLVLAIALALPLVLPMVLQPFGGHWMLPAWAQFLLATPVQFIFGARFYVAAWKAVRAGAGNMDLLVALGTSAGYGLSLYEWATAAGRMPHLYFEASAVVIALVLLGKYLESRAKRQTASAIRALEALRPERAIQIIDGREQDVAISALRLNDLVMVKPGERFPVDGEVVDGQSHADEALISGESLPVPKRPGDNVTGGAINGEGRLLVRTLALGAETVLARIIRLVEDAQAAKAPIQKLVDKVSQVFVPTVLLIALVTLIGWWLYGAPIETALINAVAVLVIACPCALGLATPTAIMAGTGVAARYGILIKDAEALERAHEVSAVVFDKTGTLTSGTPRIAHLTAVDGDETALLQIAGALQRGSEHPLAKAVLDACRERGLSVADVNASQTLTGRGIVGTLDNRQLALGNRRLLEESSLSADSLADSAKAWESEGRTLSWLIEQSPDPRVLGLFAFGDTLKPGALQAVQQLNARHISSHLLTGDNRGSANVVAEALGITDVHAEVLPADKAATVALLKKTGVVAMVGDGINDAPALAAADIGIAMGGGTDVAMQAAGITLMRGDPRLVPAALDISRKTYAKIRQNLFWAFVYNLVGIPLAAFGFLNPVLAGAAMALSSVSVVSNALLLKTWKPKALEDKQ
- a CDS encoding multidrug effflux MFS transporter; translation: MNFRTILILGALSAFGPLAIDFYLPAFPAMALAFGTDEKHIQWTLAAYFLGLSIGQLAYGPVADRFGRRIPLLTGVGLFTAASLACAFAPNLQWLMGARFIQALGGCAGMVISRAVVSDKCDAVGSAKVFSQLMLVMGLAPILAPMLGGLLVNTSGWQSIFLVLTGFSALAALAVAFGLPESLPDYVPRQPLKGALRQYGRLLSDRVFLGHALTGGIAIAGMFAYIAGSPFVFIKLYGVPAEHFGWLFGTNAAGFILVAQINARLLAKRGPAFLLARAVWIYLGAGLALLAISSLHTTQLWPLLIPLFICIASLGCIIPNASACAMNGQGARAGSASAMLGCLQFSVAAGAAALVGILHDGSAMPMAMVISLCGVLVVSVAMLTRRLQNARALAQADA
- a CDS encoding putative quinol monooxygenase, with amino-acid sequence MSQPFTAIATLIAKAGQQDALEHHLRALLVPTRAEAGCGQYDLHQDLANPQAFYMIEHWSSDEALQAHDASAHIQNFRALAGELIEHFDLKRLRALA
- a CDS encoding zinc-binding alcohol dehydrogenase family protein, with the translated sequence MKAIAYYTSLPITDESALQDIELPEPVAGPRDLLVEVKAISVNPVDTKVRQNVQPEEGAAKVLGWDVAGVVKAVGSDVTLFKVGDQVFYAGSIARAGGNSERHVVDERIVGHMPKSLGFAEAAALPLTAITAWELLFERLKIREGKADEGQSLLIVGAAGGVGSILTQLASQLTGLHVIGTASREQTQRWVRELGADRVIDHSQPLSEELKRAGIDAVTHVASLTETEQHLDQLVEALAPQGKLALIDDPKTLDVTKLKRKSLSLHWEFMYTRSLFETADMIEQHKLLNRVAELIDAGTLKTTVGEHYGTINATNLRRAHALLESGKAKGKIVLEGF
- a CDS encoding heavy-metal-associated domain-containing protein, with the translated sequence MQVFNVQGMSCGHCVKTITQALQAKDPAASVRVDLAAGVVSVDGALTAQQVIDAISEEGYAVSAA